The window GAGGGGGAGTTCGATCTGATCTTGTGCGATGTACCTTGCTCGGGGACGGGGACGCTGGCGGAGAATCCGGAGATTCGGCATCGGCTGAAGGAGGAGGAGTTTGCGCGGCAGGCGGATCGGCAGAGAGCAATTCTTGCAGGGGCGTTGAAGCGGCTGGCTCCGGGTGGTCGGCTGGTTTATTCAACTTGTTCCTTGGAGCCGGAGGAGTGTGAGGGTGTGGCGGATGCGGTTGCTGGTGCTGCGGGTGTGGTGAAGGTGCCGGTGGATGGGATGATGGCGGAGCTTGGCGAGCAGGGTGTGTTGTTGAATGGGGTGGAGTTGGGCTCGGCGGTGAGGGATGGTGCGCTACGGACGCTGCCGGGGGTGCATGGCTGTGATGGTTTTTTTGCGGTGGTGTTGGAGCGGGCTTAGCTAGGGGTGACGACTAAGAACGAGCAACAGCAGATCCCTACGGGATGACAACAAAAGAGCAAACAACGGCGATAGTGTCTGGTATTAGTCGGTGAGGGTGATGTGGACCGCGTCGCCTTTGACGACGCGGTGGCCGGCGGCTGGGGTTTGGGCGATGACCGTGCCGAGGGAGGAGACTACGTGGGCTACGGGTTCGGTTGTTGTTGGAGTGGGGACTGCGGCCCCTGCTGTGGGTGGAGTTGAGGCTGAAGGTGTGGCGGCGGGTGTGGTGGGGAGGTTGAGGTCTTCTGCGCTGGCGATGTGAAGGCCGATTGCTGCAACGCGGGCGGCGGCGCCAGCGAGGGTGAGTCCGGCGAGTGAGGGCATGACGAAGGCTTCGGGTGATTCGGCCTGCTCGGGATCGGCGAGGAGGAGGCTGACGCGGGGGCGGTCGATGCCCGTGGCGTTGGGGTTCGGGGTCTGGGCGATGATGGTGCCGGGCTCGCCGGGGGCGGCGATGTGAGCGACGGTGCCGAGTTCAAGCGAGACGCGGCGGATGTTGATGGAGGCGGTGCGCTCGGTCTGGCCGATGAGGTTGGGGATGGCGACGTCCTGAGCGCCGAGGCTTTCGGTGATGCGAACGGGCCACTCGCGGCGGACGATTGAGCCGGGTGCAGGGGATTGGGCGAGGACGCGGCCGGGTGGTGCGGTGGGGGAGTAGAAGCGGTTTTCGAGGTTGAGGCTGAGGCCGAGGGAGCTGGTCTTCTTGCTGGCGTCGGAGATGGTGAGTCCGCTGAGATTGGGGACTTTGACTTCACGACCGTGAATGGCGAGACGCATGGTGATGAAGGCAGAGACGAGGGCGACGACCATCATGGCGAGGGCGCCGAGGACGATGTTGAAGAAGCGATTGATGCGGGCGAGTCTGAGCTTCATGGGCAGGATCAGGATACAGGGTGTGCGGTGAGGGTCTCGTGTGAGAAGCCGGCGGATGCGGCTTCATGACTGACTCTCATGAAACTATCCAAAAAATTGTGCTCTTTTGTTTGAAGGGAGACACGGGCCACGAAACAAGCAACGACATGAAACAAGCAACGACGAAATACAGGGATCCTTCACTGCGTTCAGGATGACGACGTAAAACAACAGCAAAGACGTAAAACAAGGAATGGCACGACGTAAATAAGCAATGTCGACACGAGTGTCCGAGTTTGGACAGCGATGGCTTGCAAAACACTGTTGAGTGGACTTTTTTCTGCGGCGGCACACTTTTTAAATTTCGCGATTGAACTATTTCTATCGTCGTAGCGTAGTTGCCAAGGAACCCGCACGTCCCTGGAGAAGATGCATGCATGATGTGATTGTTGCGTTCCGTCAGTTTCGTAAGTCGCCTGGCTTTGCGATCACTGTTGTTCTTACGATTGCGTTGGGGATTGGGGCAAATACTGCGATCTTCACGCTGGTGCATGCGGTTCTGTTGAAGTCGCTGCCGGTGGCGGATCCGAAGACGCTTTTTCGTGTGGGCGATCTGGATGACTGCTGTGTCAATGGCGGATTTATCAATGAAAACGGCGACTTTGATCTGTTCTCGTACGACCTCTATAAGAGGTTTCAAGAGACGACGCCAGAGTTTGAAGAGATGGCGGCGATGCAGGCGGGGAACGAGACGGTAAGTCTGCGGCGAGGTTCGGAGCCGGCGCGACCGCAGCGTCAGGAGTTTGTTTCAGGGAATTATTTTAAGACGTTTGGGGTGGGGCCATTTATAGGACGGGTGTTCACGGATGCTGACGATAATGCGGGCGCTGCGCCGGTTGCGGTGCTGAGTTATCAGGCGTGGCAGTCGGACTATGGGAGCGATCCGAAGGTTGTGGGCGGGTCGTTTTTTATACAGGGGCAACCGGTGACGATTGTGGGTGTCGCTCCGCCAGGATTTTACGGGGATAGGATTCGGAGTAATCCACCAGCGCTCTGGGTTCCGTTGTCGGTTGAGCCGTTTATCAATGGGAAGAAGACTATTTTGCATGTGGCGGACAGCAACTGGCTCTATGTGCTGGGGCGGGTGAAGCCGGGTGTGAGCGTGACGGCGTTGCAGGGGAAGATGTCGGGAAGTCTGCGGGACTGGCTGACGACGCGGCCGATGTATACGCGGAATGGTGCGTCAACACTGATTCCGAAGCAGCATGTCGTGATCGTGCCTGGAGGAGCGGGGATTCAGAATCTGCAACTGGAGACGGGGAAGGGATTGAAGTTGTTGATGGCGATCTCTGCTCTGGTGTTACTGGTGGCGTGCGCGAATGTGGCGAACCTGCTGCTTGCGCGCAGTGCGACGCGGAGAGCGGAGACGTCGGTTCGAATGGCGCTGGGAGCGGCGAGGAGCAGGTTGATTCGTCAGATGCTGACCGAGAGTGTGCTGCTGGCGTGCATGGGTGGATTTGCGGGCCTGGCTGTAGCGTACGCGGGGACTCGGATGATTTTGGCTCTGGCGTTTCCGAACTCGCCGCATCTGCCGATTCAGGCGAGTCCGTCATTGGGGGTGCTGGGGTTTGCGTTTTTGTTGTCGCTGGCGACGGGCGTTGTGTTTGGTGTTGTGCCGGCGTGGATCACGTCGCACTCTGACCCTGCAGAGGCGCTGCGTGGAGTGAATCGTTCGACGAGGGATCGGGCTTCGTTGCCGCAGAGGGCGTTGATTGTGTTTCAGGCGGCGCTGTCGGTGGTGTTGCTGGTTGGGGCAGGGTTGCTGACGCGGAGTTTGCAGAATATCGAGCATCAGAACTTCGGCTTGCAGACGGAGAATCGGTATGTGCTGCATCTGGATCCGGCTGCGGCGGGTTATACGGAGGACACACTGCCTGCTTTCTATCGGACGCTGGAGGATCAGTTCGGATCGCTGCCTGGAGTGAAGAGTGTGGGGCTGGCGCTGTACAGCACGCTGGAGGGAAATAATTGGGGCGAGGGTGTTTTCATCGACGGACGACCTGCGCCGGCGCCGACCGATAACAATAATTCTTCGTGGGACAGGGTGAGTTCGCACTTCTTCGAGACGATGGGACAGCCCGTTATGCGCGGGCGCGGGTTTACCGATCAGGATACGGCTACGTCGCAGCCGGTGGCGGTGGTGAATCAGGCATTTGTGAAGAAGTTTTTTCCGAAGGAAGATCCGATTGGGCGGCGCTTTGGGATTATGGATCAGAAGTACGCGTCGGCGTTTGCGATCGTGGGGATCATGGCAGATGCGAAATATACCAATCCGCGCGAAGAGGTAAGGCCGATGTACTTTCGTCCGTTGAACCAAAAGCTGGCGGGACTGACGGAGGCGAACGCGATTATGGCTGAAGGGCGAGGGCTGTATATCAACTCTGTGACGCTGCACTTTGACAGGCCGCAACAGAATCTGGATGCGGTCGTGAGGCGAACGTTAGCGAATATTAATCCGAACCTAACGGTGGAGGATCTGCAGTCGCTGGATTATCAGGTGGCGGATAACTTCACGCAGGAGCGGTTGATTGCGCGGTTGACGGTGCTGTTTGGTGTGCTGGCGCTGGTGTTGGCGTCGGTTGGTCTGTATGGAATTACGTCGTACCAGGTGGCTCGGCGGACGAGCGAGATTGGTTTGCGAATGGCGCTGGGCGCGGATCGCGGGAACGTGGTGCGCATGGTGATGCGTGGAGCGATTCTGCAGGCTGCGCTGGGATTGGCGATTGGAGTTCCGGTTGCAATGCTGGCGACTCGGTATATGCGGGATCAGCTTTATAGCGTGCACTCGTATGATCCTGCGAGTCTGGTGATTGCGGTGGTGGTGCTGGGAGCGTCTGCGGCGATTGCTGGATTTATTCCTGCGCGACGAGCGGCGAATATTGAACCAATGACTGCGTTGCGTACGGAGTAAGGGTTACTGATGCGGCGTCTTTGAGCGAAGTCAAAGTAGGTGTATGTCTCGTAAGTAAAGACGAGATACAGGGATCCTCCAATGCGTTCAGGATGACGGCCTTCAAAGCGACGGAAGGGTCATGGAAATTGGTGACGGAGATCCTGGATCCGTTCTATGGCAATTTCCCTTATGGTGTAGAGGTTGCAAACGCAGATTCCCTCCGGGAATGACAAACAAAAAAGCGAAGTCGCCTCTACACCAACTGGGGCGTTGCTCTAGTTGTATCGGATGAAGCAGAAGTCAGGGGCTGAGGCACCTTGTCCGTCGCAGCCGTGTTTGGTTGCGTCCTTGATTTCGTCGCAGGTGTTTTGCTGGATGTTGCAGCCGGTGTGGGGTGAATGGGTTGCCTTGTTGCAGTCGTCGGCGAGGGCGTTTGCTTTGTCGGCGCCCATAGTCGTCATGCAAGAGTGAGCTTCGATGTATTCGGCGCGCCTTTCCTTGTCCTGCGAGTCGGTTTGCTGTTGGACTTGCTCTGGGTGGGCGGGCTTGCCGTTGGCATCGACCGCGATGCAGTTGGGGCCGGCCCAGTTTCCGTCGACGAGATGGACGTCGGAGTCACTCATCTTGCAAAGAGGCTTAGAGCCTCCGCTTCCGGTGTTTGATAAAGGCTGGTTATTGCCCTGGTGCTGCTGTTGATAGGCGGCGTTGTCGCTCATCTTCTGCCAGAAGCTTCGCTTCTGCTGCGGGGGCGGGTTGCTGACCTGACCTGAACTATTGGCAGAGCCGGGATCGGTGATGTGGGTTGCGTCGGGGGCTACGATGGGTTGTGAGGATGGTCCTCCATCGCTGACTCTTGCAGTGATGGATACAGGCACACTGACGCGACTTCCGCTCTTGATGGAGTCGCAGCTTCCCTGGCTGGCGTAGTTGTATGCGAAGGCTGAGTTGCCGCCACTGATGGAGGATTTGTAGACACCGGGAGGGGCGCTTTGCTGTGAGGGATCGACACGGGCGTAGAGGGTGGCGGTGCCTGTGACTCTTTCGGAGCGACCGATGGGGATGTCGATGGCTGGGGCTTTGACCGTTTTGCTGTACCAGGTGCCCCAGATGGTGGTGCGGGCCTCGTCGGAGTAGAGGTTGAA is drawn from Edaphobacter lichenicola and contains these coding sequences:
- a CDS encoding PASTA domain-containing protein, encoding MKLRLARINRFFNIVLGALAMMVVALVSAFITMRLAIHGREVKVPNLSGLTISDASKKTSSLGLSLNLENRFYSPTAPPGRVLAQSPAPGSIVRREWPVRITESLGAQDVAIPNLIGQTERTASINIRRVSLELGTVAHIAAPGEPGTIIAQTPNPNATGIDRPRVSLLLADPEQAESPEAFVMPSLAGLTLAGAAARVAAIGLHIASAEDLNLPTTPAATPSASTPPTAGAAVPTPTTTEPVAHVVSSLGTVIAQTPAAGHRVVKGDAVHITLTD
- a CDS encoding ABC transporter permease, with amino-acid sequence MHDVIVAFRQFRKSPGFAITVVLTIALGIGANTAIFTLVHAVLLKSLPVADPKTLFRVGDLDDCCVNGGFINENGDFDLFSYDLYKRFQETTPEFEEMAAMQAGNETVSLRRGSEPARPQRQEFVSGNYFKTFGVGPFIGRVFTDADDNAGAAPVAVLSYQAWQSDYGSDPKVVGGSFFIQGQPVTIVGVAPPGFYGDRIRSNPPALWVPLSVEPFINGKKTILHVADSNWLYVLGRVKPGVSVTALQGKMSGSLRDWLTTRPMYTRNGASTLIPKQHVVIVPGGAGIQNLQLETGKGLKLLMAISALVLLVACANVANLLLARSATRRAETSVRMALGAARSRLIRQMLTESVLLACMGGFAGLAVAYAGTRMILALAFPNSPHLPIQASPSLGVLGFAFLLSLATGVVFGVVPAWITSHSDPAEALRGVNRSTRDRASLPQRALIVFQAALSVVLLVGAGLLTRSLQNIEHQNFGLQTENRYVLHLDPAAAGYTEDTLPAFYRTLEDQFGSLPGVKSVGLALYSTLEGNNWGEGVFIDGRPAPAPTDNNNSSWDRVSSHFFETMGQPVMRGRGFTDQDTATSQPVAVVNQAFVKKFFPKEDPIGRRFGIMDQKYASAFAIVGIMADAKYTNPREEVRPMYFRPLNQKLAGLTEANAIMAEGRGLYINSVTLHFDRPQQNLDAVVRRTLANINPNLTVEDLQSLDYQVADNFTQERLIARLTVLFGVLALVLASVGLYGITSYQVARRTSEIGLRMALGADRGNVVRMVMRGAILQAALGLAIGVPVAMLATRYMRDQLYSVHSYDPASLVIAVVVLGASAAIAGFIPARRAANIEPMTALRTE
- a CDS encoding spore coat U domain-containing protein — translated: MKTHCYGPLITLVFFLLALVTPAAHAEDPAPQCSFNITNISFGTVDVKNGRPYDATGTLNYACTGDSRQIVRICPSLGIPNGQRFMTDDAGNKLFFNLYSDEARTTIWGTWYSKTVKAPAIDIPIGRSERVTGTATLYARVDPSQQSAPPGVYKSSISGGNSAFAYNYASQGSCDSIKSGSRVSVPVSITARVSDGGPSSQPIVAPDATHITDPGSANSSGQVSNPPPQQKRSFWQKMSDNAAYQQQHQGNNQPLSNTGSGGSKPLCKMSDSDVHLVDGNWAGPNCIAVDANGKPAHPEQVQQQTDSQDKERRAEYIEAHSCMTTMGADKANALADDCNKATHSPHTGCNIQQNTCDEIKDATKHGCDGQGASAPDFCFIRYN